A segment of the Pieris napi chromosome 5, ilPieNapi1.2, whole genome shotgun sequence genome:
aaaaggcaGCGTCAATTATTGTTTCGTATATCAAGGAAGCAAATCGAAGAGTCACAATTATTCGATATAAGCGTTCCATTTTCGATTGTTAGCTGAAATTTATACTAACCCCACAGGACTTAAGATAATTGGTGTTTATTTTGCTTACAATAATGGACttcgttattattttatcggCTCAAAAATATGCACCAAGGCTGAATCAAAGAGGCTGTGAAGTCTTGTAAAAATTGCACCATAGTCTAACCTTACCACTAGGCACATGACAATACACGAGTTTGAATAATATGGACAGAGGGCGAAATGCCGTGCTACAAAATATTCacataatactaataaataacacatatTCACAAGTTAAGTACCCTAAATAGCTTACAATAGTCACAAATCCGTTGTCAATTACAGCCAGTATTTTGTCAATTCGAATCTCGCATTTCGCTAGTATTCGCCAATGATATATTAcgcataaaaaatacaaagaaccTAATCTATGCCTAACTTTGAAGTATAACGTCAAAATACATAGACAAAAAATTGCGGTTGCAACTACTGAAAAATAGATGGTGATCAACGTAATACAAATGtcatttttacaataaataaacaattctaaGGTAGAATTGTTTATTAAGGGGATACAAATTCagtctataaaatattttaatacaaatttagaaGCAGGGCGCTACAAAATGgggatataatattataatgactgTTCGACGCAAACGCTTACAATATACATTAGACAAATTAGTGGAATAAAAAGTTCAAATTCTTCGTACAAATGTAGTCAAATTCATATTCAATCTGTTCttataataaacttcgagaacGTCAtagaaagtttttaatatatcattgatgtcattcatttatataacaaaattaagaattacGGAAAGTTGAACAAATTTGAAAACTACCGAAAAGtctaataatttgttaattaatgcCATTTTTAACTAACCATTATGTGATACTGCAAGAATTTCTCCCAGTACAGTTGAGTCGTGTATGGTGCGAGTGTTTCGAGGGCCTAGCGCGATGTCTCGAAGGAGCGGCTGATATCGCATACGACTTGAGATGAGACTTGAGCGTGCTCGGTAATGGAAGTCTTTCGAGTCCGTATACGGATGTTCGTGCTACGATCGCACGGCAACATAGCTCTTGGAGACTGAGGactgaaaatataattgactTTTTAGGTAGCTTAGAGCAGTGTTAAACAGACGTTTATAGTTGTCCGTAAAATGTAAAGTTTAGTCTACACCTAAAAAGGGTCATATAAATTagagttattttaatatggttAAAGCTTACATCACTATTGAACACAATGAACATAATAACTGTAACCTAACAGAAACCAATAAatctatagtcgtatttttaattagacgaagccaactaacagtagctaatgtcactttgtaaaataatgttgccatatttaaagtaatagtgatgcgttcagttcttgttcaatcagatgaatgaacaatgagtgtgaatagtcaatcatttcaaacaataaaagaatattatttctatttcaaaattgtataaaagtgctctgatataagtaaggtactagtactatgtaactacaatcagttttttgacgtcttattacaaagcgcggcgcggcgactagtgccatcaccgatcagTAATTCAcgggtttttactttgtcacaacactatttttatttcattaaaaactgacaacaccgtaaacgtcagttgacttcgtctaattaaaaattcgactatagTTGGATTTATCTTAAAATTTGAAATCCAAATTGTCTTCAATAACTTCTactatctttaaataaatgtgtttcACAAGAGATTGCTTTTTCACAGCTATTGTCTGTCACCCTAAATTCTTTATGCAAcagatttatttctttatttaaattatggatAATTATTAAAGGCAAGTTGATGAAATGTTTTGATCTTTCCTACTTTAATCTCAATTTTCGTTTTGCCAGGGATCAAACTCAAAAccataatcaaaataaatgtgGTTATGACAACCATAAACCATAGTTAGGAATTACCTTTATTGCTCCTCCACAATCGCTCCATGCCATTACGATGTAGAGCCATCCGCGAGAGCTCACAAAAACTTTCCCTTATATTGAAGTCACAGAGCGGACTCACTTCGAAAAAGGCCATGTGATTTTTAGCTGCATACATTTCAGCGTCGCGTTCTTGTACTTGTCGTTTAAATGCTAAGTGCAACCGATTACCCACTAGCACCTTTGGTACTCCTGGGGCGtgctgaaattaaaaaaaaattacatgtatGTGAAAGCAAATGCAGCAACGGCAGCAAGTTGAAGCGAAAGTGGATTTGGACAAATATAGCTGGAATGAACCGATAGCATTCACCAAAAGGCACACTAAACGgtacatttaattttgatataaaaatatttaggataTTTCAGTTTCCTTTGGTTAAGGGTCTTCATTAGAGATGTTAGTGAAGACGAATTTGGTATACATCTAACCctatttgaattatataagAGAAACgtttttacatgttttttttattattatatatttcagattTCCTAAATTTAtgactttatataatataaacattctGTAGCAACTCATGGCAATTTTTTGTTCTTATTACTCTCATGTCATCGATAAGAAACTTTAAAAGTCACTGCATTactcttaaatataaataaatatcttgtcaCTATTTGCTTGTAACAATTGAAATCatagttaattaaatgtttttttaaacacgtggataaaaacacattaaattacttttgaaaGTTTACTTCAATGTGTGaagtatttaaaactattatcaTAACCTTGAATGTACTACTGAACAAGTAAAACATGACCGATAATTTTAAGTGTCTTAAGTACATACTggaaattttctttaatacccATGTACTATCTACATCACCTTTGTAGCTTGCAGTGAGTGTAAATTTTTCTAATGGGAAAGCACTaacttcaatatttaaaatattaaacaacaaTTGTAGAAAAGACACATAAATGACGTATTCATATCATCATTAACctaattacatataattaattaccttTTCAACTTCTTCAAGCCACCTGTCAATACTGTCAAAGGACCATTTATTTGTTATGTCATATACAAGTAGAATTCCCTGAGCACCTCTTGAATATGAACGAATGATTGTACAAAATCTGCCTTGTCCTGAAGTATCCCAGAGTTGAAGTTTCACTCTTTTGCCATCTAAGAGGATTGTTGTTGTTTTGTATGCTACAATTGAAATTGaccaacataaatattattttattcagaaagtttattaccttattaatctgggttttaagttaaaaaaactatcaaGCAATagtaaatattcttaataaaaactaaattgaatTCCAGCAGCTCATATGTAATCATATCTCATCATATGCTGCtgttttcaaattttcatatataatagtattaacAAAGTACCACTGCCACTGCAAAAAGGTGAATCAGCAGAACCATCCTCTAAATCCTGCAGAATCTCTTGTTTCCCAACATCAGAATCCCCCACGAGTAAAACTTTCAACAAGTAGTCATACGATTTTGGAGCTGCAGGTGGACGGcctgaaacaatttttaagacaattaaaaatacaacctaCTATGATTGTCTACCatgtattaataaacttaataaattatatagttatttatttatttattgtatacatgATCTTAAATAGGAAGAAGTTGGTGTGGTGGAACCAACCTGGacacacaaacacaaactGAATACAGTTTTTCTGTGCACCAGGATGTCGaacatattgaaataattaacttattaaaacaaGAAAGTAACATTTACACTATTATCTAATATTGACACAACCTAGCtgataataacataataagcAACAATCATGTATATGTGATAATGATTACGGTCCAATTATTTCttcatattatacatttacaatTTGAACAAATGTGACATGAAATCTAAGTTACCTGGTCTTTGATGGTGTGACCTAGGTAGGGTGATGCTACCGTTTGATGCGACCTGGCCCGTCGCTTGCTGCGGTGCTGCTACCATACCAGTCGTGCTAAACATACTTTCCATAAATTCCTGAGGCCCAGGTGGTTATTACCCCACACaaatgtatacataatatcGTTCAGTTTTCAATCCTTTGTGTGTCCCATGTATAAGtcaatatcataataaaagtaaaatgtttgtaacaattaattaaaaatagcagtatataaaataattgtttctaaTTCTAAGTTTTAACGAATTCAGTAATACGCCACAGTTTACGAACGCTTTATGCTTTGTTGTAAAAGTTGTAAAAGCTTTTATGTTTGAAACAACTACAAGATTTCCTTTATTTTGTTatcattcattttaataatggtaatcattttttgtacaaaaacaacacaatcacaattttcacaaaaatatatggtcGACATTCGACAAACGTCATACTCGGTCATACGCAACAGACTACGTGCAGGACATAACGTCCATAGACCAAATATAGTAGTTCTACCATATAgatttatcattttttaattttttcaaattcacAAATGTATTAAACACAAATCTCCAAATCAAATGAACATAATTGAATTTGGAAAAATTGGCGACCTGAGTGCCTTGACCATTAAATTACTGTTCAGCtaaaaacatttgaaatatAGTCCTGCGTatgttatcattattttaaataatttctatactttttatttacactagaTACTAACACGacaaaaacaatgtttgtattaacaaaatactggtacctttttgatattttatttttatcgataAAAGACGATTCTAGACCGAATGAAAAATAGTGTTAACCTAGGTAAATTTAAACGCGacataaacattgttttatctCCTTTTTACGCATTAGGATGGCGTAAGAAAATAAAGGACCAACATATTCTTTCGTTAGTTCTATGCTTATATATAgcagtatataaaatataaataataaactcggacgtctttaaaatcatattttcgTCTATCGCAACTAAGGAAAATATAGTAAACAATATCtgggttattaaaataaactcagTTCTGagatagttatttattaaaaataaatataattattatacaattacaactataaaaatagttatattacTATAAGAGATTccttagatttattttaatggaaCATGTTACAACTTCGAAATTTGTTGTTTTGTGGTGAtctaaaatgaataaacatttggTCTTTTGGATTCTCATTTGCAGGTTAAACTGTCTAATATTACATACGATTATGAGGAGATATattcaacaaaatatacaagttacatattttttataacatatctTATATAGAgtgattttaatacatatattatattatcagaaaaaactaaattagtctaaaatacataattttgatTCAAACTATCTTCTagtaaaattgtgtttacggtGTGATAACTCGCGAAAAATCAATCAATgtgctttaattaaaacattggcATTAGACAAAGTTGTTTAACAATAAAGTGCAGCCTCTTTTAACAATAAgtgctaattaaaaaaaaaaataataataaaaaatggtcAACATGAATTCCAtagaatttttaactaatagtCTTCATATCCAGGCAATGGGAAGGTTCGGCTGTATTGCTCTATGCTCTCCTTTAAATTTTGCACCTTTGCTTTAACTTCAGCGTTTTCTTCAATCACCTTGTTGAAATCAACAAGCTTCGGTCCAGATATCTTTGTGACTTCGGAAGCGAGTTTTAGCGCCTGGTCTACAAAGTCAACAACTCGATCGATGTCTGCCTCCTTGAGGCCACGTGTAGTTAGAGCTGGTGTTcctgaaatgaaaaaaaaattgactacatagaaataaatgtaatatataaaattctcgtgtatatatatatatacgcggtgtttgtggttaaactcttccgaaacggctcgaccgattctcatgaaattttgtgtgcatattgcgtatgtctgagaatcggacaacatctatttttcatccccctaaatgttaagggtacccctaaatatatatttttttaatgtttcgattttttttctgtattttttatgatacagcattaaaaaatacatacaactcctaactttcacccctctacgatcaacccctatttttttattataaatggtatACATCGCAAAaagacgtttgcccggtcagctagtcgttatataaaaatttacgaatgACAATTTGGTTTCGTATGggtatattttacttttttctttagatattAGTAGTTAGAGATGTTACTAGTGTACTTAGACAATTATTGGTGTGTTaagtaatattcatttattcagGTACTAGCATctgaatggtgaaggaaaacatcgtgaggaaaccgacatttcttagatccaaaaagtcgatggcgtgtgtcaggcactggaggctgatcacctacttggctattagatttaaaaattaccatgaaacagatacagaaacctgaggccaagacctaaagaggttgtagcgccactgatttattttttattagcatCTGAACATAGTTGCATTCAGtagtttaatttacattaagcTAAATTTTGTTGTTCTTATCCAATCTTTCCATACAATTTCAATAATCAAAGTTCAATAGTTTTAATCACGTTTGAAGAAACAAAGGAACTGAGACTAATTAGAAGTACTaaaggtgcgtacagactatataacataacatgttatacaaaattgctatacaacatgttctgaaacatacataataataatgtggacactgaatgttataaaacatgttataataacatgttattgatatgtatgctaggacgaacccagcatctaagtttttttcttcttttgttatttaaaatggttatataacattgttatattgcattgttattctaatgtggacgtgttataaaacacaagttatataatatgttacataatcCGTACGCACCCTAATACGGcattagatttattatttgccAGTAAAATATACGTATGTTTGTTCAGATAAGTCCTCTAAGCAACATCTTATTCCTTatcagtttattattaataaacttgaaaataatattgtttattgagtAAGGTTGATTGAATGCCCTATTTATGTTACAATTGATTAGTTTTTGCGATAACACAATCACGCAACGCTTTGACGCATTCAAAGATcgttgaaaatattattgaaactcaaaagttaataatatatctatgcCTTGATTATTACGTATCCAATAGACAGCAACATTCAACaagctttatattatttagtaattgaacttataaatcagtttttaatttaaatgaaagtattttaagacaaaactgctttatacatatttaaatataattgtagttatttaattatttgaacacTTGCAACGAATatcttagggagcgttcaagtattacgtaacgcaatttttggagattattgaaccccccccccccattgTATCTCgacgtaacgtttttcagtaccctagtacagtactgtacccaagtctagtaaaacgtttcgtgaccaccttgtGTCTcttaagttactattatgtggtgtaagtcgaaaataatattaacaataacgcgtaattcaatcaccgccccgcatcgtaacgttttacaaaaggaccccccccctaCGCTCCCTTAGGTCATTTCTGGTATTGTGTAAAATTGGATACATTGATTGTTTCATAATCTAAGAAGCTCCTAAATATGACAAAACCGAATTCTACTATAGCAACCTCATAAGCCTATTGAGAAACTATTATCAACAAAACACCTTTCATAGCGAAAGTGCAGGACTTTGAATAGAAGGTAATAGTGGTTTGGTCTACCAAATCACATATTAGATTGCCTAACGCCAACcaacataaacagaaaattaaaaaactacttttatatgcatttgtcgcactcctaaacaagactgctatggttacattaatacaaaccacagcggttttctaatgttacttattatgattgtattatattttttttgtaaaataaagaaatttaaaaaaaaatagttaccTAACCGAATCCCGCTAGGATTCAATGCACTTTTGTCCCCCGGAACGGTATTCTTGTTGCAAGCGACACTGCATAATTCCAATATACGTTCTGCGCGTGCGCCGCTCAAGCCGACGTTACGAACATCCACTAACACAATATGGACATCGGTTCCACCTGTTGCTATTTTGTATCCACGAGATATTAGACCTTCGCAGAGACGTTGGGCATTCTTAATTACCTGAAATAGAAAATCAATCGATATTCCtactaaatacaaaaaatacgtatagtctctcaaatcaagggcatagAACAGACGAGAATAgatgacataattaaattgaagatttttgttttacacaatatttACACCACGCTGCCTCTTCAGATCtcaaatgaattaaatatatgaataaaagtaaataatctaaataaaaattgttttgggTTTGCCCAGGTTGATTCGACTGTACGAAGTTATACACGTGAAATTTCTTTCGGTgcaaatattatcaaataaattaaaatcatgtgcgtgatttatgtaaataaaataaataaatcaatggtgCTAGACCTTTTTAGGTatcggcctcagatttctgtatctgtttcatgatcatttggtaatctaataggcaagtagatgatcaaccttctgtgcctgacgcacaccgttgactttttgggtctaaggaagcaggtttcctcacgatgttttccttcaccgttcgagcgaatgttaaatgcgcacaagtccattggtgcacagtcggggatcgaacctacgacctcagggatgagagtcgcacgctgaagccactgggccaacactgctctgacTGCTGCTGATTTATGTAAAAGCTAAATCGTCCGAAGCTCACCTGTCGTTGGTAATCAGCGAACTCTGGTAAGGTAGCTTGTTTCATTGCTGTCGCGATAGCTGCAATGGCGTGGTTATGCGGTCCACCTTGAAGTCCAGGGAACACCGccatattgattttattctcAAGGTCGTACATAATCTTTTCTCCTTTCGCGTTTACCGACCGAACCCCTTTGCGGTAGAAGATGACGCCCGCTCTTGGTCCACGTAAGGTTTTATGGGTGGTTGTGGTCACTATGTCACAGTACTCGAAAGGACTCGGTATGACTCCTGAAACAGAAATTAATAATCCATACATGTATCGGATTCCCAGCTTAGAACCTGTatctatttaaatgtttaatcggttttttttttaaatacaattcacaccaattgacctagtcccatgctaagctggtgaagcttgtgttatgggtactaggcaacggatatacacacatattatagatagatatacatataaatacatatttaaacacccaagacctaagaacaacaccaaaatgctcatcacatcgatgttcgcctcagccggggatcgaacccgggacccatggattcccagtcaggggtactaaccactagaccaatgagtcgaaTGGTTTTACCGGTTTAGTTTGGTGTACATAATTTATTCCGACATCGTTTAAACAGTTGAAACGCGGTttcaaaagaaacaaaataaataaatgacgaCTGatcttaaagtaaaatatagaaGTTAATTTTGGAGTTCTTTTATTTTCGTATGGGCTGGCTGGCAATTTTTTGGACAACAAAAACTCTTATTTCAAGAAAATTCAAGCatgtttttacaaaaacaagAAAAACCAAGTGTTTAGTCAACGTGCTATTTTGCGCTTTATACCTGGGTAACattaaattcgaaaatataattaatcatGGCTATATTAAAGTGAATGAgtctttcaattaaatttcaattaatatgtAACAACTGTTTTGAAtgcaaagatttttttaatgtaattttactatattatgtaatatttaatttcgtgTTTCAGTCAGAAAAATCCTAATCGTACAATAAACCAGAAATAGCTTTTGAAAGAGTTTTATTCAGACATCGGGGCTGAGTACTACCCGTGTCCCCTTGACGTCCAGAACTAAGCGAACTTACCAAATATATTCGTACTTTagtccttcaaaaaaagtatataccaattattaatatgtctgcaacgtactcgcgagccTCCTGGCAGAGTGAGAGTATAAACAATctaagtaataccgccgccctTCGGATCAGGAGAGCccatttaaaaagttaatatttatcaactctttttatagaatattataCACCATTTACCTGCTGCAACAAGTCCAGAAATATGTGCCATATCACCCATTAACAAAGCGCCATTTTCGTTAGCGATTTCCTTGAACCTCTTATAGTCCAGACAACGCGAATAGCAACTGATCCCAGCGATTATAAGGCGtggtttaaacaattttgctGTTTCGGCTAATTTGTCATAATCAATTAGACCTGTGGAAGGATCCACCTACGAACAAATAATATGTTTGGTTGAAATTACTTAAAGTAAAAGAAACCGAAGAATAATCGTGAATAATCAAGAGGAAGAGTGAAGAAGTTAAGTGTCTCGATTGTTTTAAGAGAGGTAATTTGCTTCTCCGCATATATTATGGTAACAGAACTGTTAGATaccaatgaataataattcttactatatgttacataatattaaattttatgattgaataTAGTTTAAAGCTAAGGGGCTGTTCATTAATCACgtgatgtttttttataatttttaacccCTCCCTCCCCCATGGTGATACGTGGGGAGGTTAAAGACTACCCCCCCCCTCACCAAAAATCACGTGTATTTTTAGTACCTATAAAgaatcttaaattttttataatactatttttaagtaCTACACGGTATACGGTATAAAGTATAATCTAATCCTATTCTAGAAAATTAAGGACCATGATAAAAATGTCTAGACTCGGCGTCATCACGCGCACTATGCAGAGAATCTCTCGATCTACTGATCGATCGTTTATCTAAGCCACTTTTCGGTTTAGAAATCAGGCGTTtgacaaaaaaataagtacacgTGATATCTTACTATACcgaaatgtataaatattacaaggtGGAGGGGCCACCTTGTAATATTTCGTGATTTTTGCAGAACCCCCCTTTCGAACCTCACGTGATTAATAGACAGCCCCCAacctactaatataatatttaggacaatattgtaaataacataaaaattaccaTATGGAATTATGATTTTctgcttaaataaattaacattattatgtattataaaaaatgagaCGAGAAatgttataatacataataagacGTATTTGAATTTTCTTGGCAATTAACGGGCAGATAAGATACTATTTTAACCTATACAACCGACCTtagcaaataaaacaaacgtttTATTTGTTAAGTTTGCGGACAGCAAGAAGTAAAACTTAGTTATTTCTTTCATAACATAAGAGCAaagaccttatttttcgaaaaatgatctactatatgcaactttacagaaattggttaaataaagttaaattagataaagtttaacaaaaggcttttattatcatagacatgaatacaaatacaattatttcattttaacttattactgtactactatgtagtactaagattattacagaatttcattcattgtaatagaattattagtattactatcattgttatcgttattatatatttttgttactaatggcttcgaatctcttcggaacaaccgtggtagggacaagaaaaagatggcgcgcaaccgaaaaatgtgacaaatgtgtgtaaatttttttccaacgccgataaagaagtttgacttcaaaaagcaacatggcgcgtaacctgctacaaaatttctcccatacgtcgataaagaagtttcacttcaaaagatggcgcgtaacggaacaatgtgacgcgtaacgaaaaaatgttacactaaatttttttccaaccctgataaagaagtttcacttcaaaaaaatgaAGGTACCGTCCTTCGACATATAAATTTTAGCATTCTCTATTTACCAAAATAGCCGGGCTTATTTGAGCCTATTTGCCATTCGCTAGTTAAGCTAGAGTCAACGTTATTAGTAATGATCAAGATTCCAATACTACCTAATATGGACCATTTAATGGCATTGCAATTGACACAGATTATGCAACATATATTGAGAAACGTAGCCTATCTTATCCGCTTGTCTAATAGAAATTGAattcatatatattgtatatcgTTTTATAATGACGTCATGATATTGCGTTGGAGTTATAACACGTTGATAAGGGTAGTGTATAACATGTGAAAAATTTTCCATCTGTCGGAACACTATAAGTTgcgtagaattttttttttatagaacggggggccaACGGGCGtcaggctcacctgatgttaagtgataccgccgcccatggacactctcaatgccagagggctcgcgagtgcgttgccggccctttaagaattggtacactcttttcttgaaggacactaagtcaaattggttcggaaatacttcagtaggcagctggttccacatagtggtggtgcgcggcaaaaactgccttaaaaaacgctcagttgtggaacggcaaAAGAGATGAATTGTTTATATGTTGTTGATAGTTAAAATAggatagtaaaatatttatttctaggaaatagaattaataatttgcaaaaattaTTGTCGTTTTTGGTAGGAATAGATCAGGGTTAATTTGCTAAGTACATCCGTCCGGTTACTCTACCTTGTAAGGCATGCTTTCGAAGAACATAGATGTCGCTGATATTTTCTTAGTGGGAGTAAAAAATCCATGGGTTAAATGGCCGCCATCAGGAAGATCTAACCCCATGATTCGTCCATGAGGCTCTACAACACCGGTGTACACAGCAAAGTTTGCTGGAGAGCCtgaaaaattcatttatatatactttaatgATTCAATAGATTATAATTGTAGTACTAATGTGTATATGCTTCTTTTATGAGAATAAAtaggtattaaataataattaaataaaaatatttttaattttaaataaatcggaCATTGTTTTTTAATGCTACACAGAAATATTTAGCTAAGAATTCAATTATTCAATTGAAGTTGAATCTAAGAAATagatatgttaacgtaaaattgtaaacaccgttggattgtaaattgtaatctatctcgcgagattataaactgtcgaaagattgtgaacctcaacgaactgcttacaatttaaggtattattattcggtagttatatgaaattgttgggaagtaaaattaatctgtaattgaccaaagaagtttgaatgataactaagttagtgtagtacaatcttagtaagtttacaatctcgcgagatatattacaatctaacggtgtttacaattttacggtgacatatatacttTAATGACGCAATAGATTATAATTGTAGTACTAATGCTTATG
Coding sequences within it:
- the LOC125049725 gene encoding ras-related protein Rab-40C, with protein sequence MESMFSTTGMVAAPQQATGQVASNGSITLPRSHHQRPGRPPAAPKSYDYLLKVLLVGDSDVGKQEILQDLEDGSADSPFCSGSAYKTTTILLDGKRVKLQLWDTSGQGRFCTIIRSYSRGAQGILLVYDITNKWSFDSIDRWLEEVEKHAPGVPKVLVGNRLHLAFKRQVQERDAEMYAAKNHMAFFEVSPLCDFNIRESFCELSRMALHRNGMERLWRSNKVLSLQELCCRAIVARTSVYGLERLPLPSTLKSHLKSYAISAAPSRHRARPSKHSHHTRLNCTGRNSCSIT
- the LOC125049717 gene encoding serine hydroxymethyltransferase isoform X2, whose protein sequence is MNNKLMNGNLRDTDPELYKIIQNEKHRQQSGLEMIASENFTSIPVLQCLSSCLHNKYSEGMPNQRYYGGNEFIDEIEILAQNRALEAYRLNPEEWGVNVQPYSGSPANFAVYTGVVEPHGRIMGLDLPDGGHLTHGFFTPTKKISATSMFFESMPYKVDPSTGLIDYDKLAETAKLFKPRLIIAGISCYSRCLDYKRFKEIANENGALLMGDMAHISGLVAAGVIPSPFEYCDIVTTTTHKTLRGPRAGVIFYRKGVRSVNAKGEKIMYDLENKINMAVFPGLQGGPHNHAIAAIATAMKQATLPEFADYQRQVIKNAQRLCEGLISRGYKIATGGTDVHIVLVDVRNVGLSGARAERILELCSVACNKNTVPGDKSALNPSGIRLGTPALTTRGLKEADIDRVVDFVDQALKLASEVTKISGPKLVDFNKVIEENAEVKAKVQNLKESIEQYSRTFPLPGYEDY
- the LOC125049717 gene encoding serine hydroxymethyltransferase isoform X1; amino-acid sequence: MWNIILKSYFKDASQCLKPYYLQYLRESSENIHRKIYTVGKFHNNRFSSTMNNKLMNGNLRDTDPELYKIIQNEKHRQQSGLEMIASENFTSIPVLQCLSSCLHNKYSEGMPNQRYYGGNEFIDEIEILAQNRALEAYRLNPEEWGVNVQPYSGSPANFAVYTGVVEPHGRIMGLDLPDGGHLTHGFFTPTKKISATSMFFESMPYKVDPSTGLIDYDKLAETAKLFKPRLIIAGISCYSRCLDYKRFKEIANENGALLMGDMAHISGLVAAGVIPSPFEYCDIVTTTTHKTLRGPRAGVIFYRKGVRSVNAKGEKIMYDLENKINMAVFPGLQGGPHNHAIAAIATAMKQATLPEFADYQRQVIKNAQRLCEGLISRGYKIATGGTDVHIVLVDVRNVGLSGARAERILELCSVACNKNTVPGDKSALNPSGIRLGTPALTTRGLKEADIDRVVDFVDQALKLASEVTKISGPKLVDFNKVIEENAEVKAKVQNLKESIEQYSRTFPLPGYEDY